Proteins from a genomic interval of Nematostella vectensis chromosome 12, jaNemVect1.1, whole genome shotgun sequence:
- the LOC125557544 gene encoding uncharacterized protein LOC125557544: MPFVILFSVSHTRFGITHSSRCHTLVFSKTHSSRCHTLVSLLLTLLSVIHSFRYYTLFPCVTHSFRYHSPFSVSHTRFGVTRSSRCHTLVSVSLTLLRVTHSFRCHSLFSVSHTRFGITHSSRCHTLVFSKTHTSRCHTLVSVLLTFLGVTHSFRYHSPFSVSHTRFGVTHSSRCHTLVSVSLTLLRVTHSFRCHSLFSVSHTRFGITHSSRCHTLVSVSLTPLGVTHSFRYHSLFSVSHTRFGVTHFFGVTHSFRYYSLFSVSYTRFNITHSSPVSHTRFGIALLGVTHLFGITRSSRCHTLVSVVSLTLLVLGVDH; encoded by the coding sequence GTTTTCAGTAAAACTCACTCTTCTCGGTGTCACACACTCGTTTCGTTATTACTCACTCTTCTCAGTGTCATACACTCGTTTCGGTATTACACACTCTTCCCCTGTGTCACACACTCGTTTCGGTATCACTCACCCTTCTCCGTGTCACACACTCGTTTTGGTGTCACTCGCTCTTCTCGGTGTCACACACTCGTTTCGGTATCACTCACCCTTCTCCGTGTCACACACTCGTTTCGGTGTCACTCACTCTTCTCGGTGTCACACACTCGTTTCGGTATCACTCACTCTTCTCGGTGTCACACACTCGTTTTCAGTAAAACTCACACTTCTCGGTGTCACACACTCGTTTCGGTATTACTCACTTTTCTCGGTGTCACACACTCGTTTCGGTATCACTCACCCTTCTCGGTGTCACACACTCGTTTCGGTGTCACTCACTCTTCTCGGTGTCACACACTCGTTTCGGTATCACTCACCCTTCTCCGTGTCACACACTCGTTTCGGTGTCACTCACTCTTCTCGGTGTCACACACTCGATTCGGTATCACTCACTCTTCTCGGTGTCACACACTCGTTTCGGTGTCACTCACTCCTCTCGGTGTCACACACTCGTTTCGGTATCACTCACTCTTCTCGGTGTCACACACTCGTTTCGGTGTCACTCACTTTTTCGGTGTCACACACTCGTTTCGTTATTACTCACTCTTCTCAGTGTCATACACTCGTTTCAATATTACACACTCTTCCCCTGTGTCACACACTCGTTTCGGTATCGCTCTTCTCGGTGTCACACACTTGTTTGGTATTACTCGCTCTTCTCGGTGTCACACACTCGTTTCTGTAGTATCACTCACTCTTCTGGTGTTAGGGGTGGATCACTAG